From Corallococcus soli, a single genomic window includes:
- a CDS encoding M16 family metallopeptidase, whose product MKALAAAALFLGSAALAQQPEAKPLEPGRENLAIPYEKYTLPNGLEVILSVDRKLPVVAVNVWYHVGAYDEQPGRTGFAHLFEHMMFQGSKHVPDDVHIALMEQSGATDLNGTTSFDRTNYYETVPSNLLETALWLESDRMGFLLDALTEKKLETQREVVKNERRQGVETAPYGEAQEKAWQALFPAPHPYSGNVIGSMKDLDAANADDVKAFFRTWYAPANATLAIVGDFDVAKTKALVEKYFATLPSGPKPKRPDVKPVKVTRETVIRHDEKVATLPLLSMSWLTAPYLKPGDATADVLATALSTGRASRLYRRLVLDKQLAQSVDATQQSHGAQSVFTIDAVARPGVTTDALKKEIDAVLDEVRKDGVTQEEIVRARTRYDTRQLAGLQAVGGSGSKSDTLQTYNQFVGEPSYVAQDLARYQEVTPALVKQFATDVLRPDARVVLHAVPPSQGTPPSSGSGKEAR is encoded by the coding sequence TTGAAGGCCCTCGCCGCCGCAGCCCTGTTCCTGGGGTCTGCCGCGCTCGCCCAGCAGCCCGAGGCGAAGCCGTTGGAGCCCGGCCGCGAAAACCTGGCCATCCCGTATGAGAAGTACACGCTGCCCAACGGCCTGGAGGTCATCCTCTCCGTGGACCGCAAGCTGCCCGTGGTGGCCGTCAACGTCTGGTACCACGTGGGCGCCTACGACGAGCAGCCGGGCCGCACCGGGTTCGCGCACCTCTTCGAGCACATGATGTTCCAGGGCTCCAAGCACGTCCCGGACGACGTGCACATCGCCCTGATGGAGCAGTCCGGCGCGACCGACCTCAACGGCACCACCAGCTTCGACCGCACCAACTACTACGAGACCGTGCCCAGCAACCTGCTGGAGACCGCGCTGTGGTTGGAGAGCGACCGCATGGGCTTCCTGCTGGACGCCCTCACGGAGAAGAAGCTGGAGACGCAGCGCGAGGTGGTGAAGAACGAGCGCCGCCAGGGCGTGGAGACCGCCCCCTACGGCGAGGCGCAGGAGAAGGCGTGGCAGGCGTTGTTCCCGGCCCCGCACCCGTATTCGGGCAACGTCATCGGGTCCATGAAGGACCTGGACGCGGCCAACGCGGACGACGTGAAGGCTTTCTTCCGCACCTGGTACGCGCCCGCCAACGCGACGCTCGCCATCGTGGGCGACTTCGACGTCGCGAAGACCAAGGCGCTGGTGGAGAAGTACTTCGCCACGCTGCCCTCCGGCCCCAAGCCCAAGCGCCCCGACGTGAAGCCCGTGAAGGTCACGCGCGAGACGGTCATCCGTCACGACGAGAAGGTGGCCACGCTGCCGCTGCTCTCCATGTCCTGGCTCACCGCCCCGTACCTCAAGCCCGGGGACGCGACGGCGGACGTGCTCGCCACCGCGCTGAGCACTGGCCGCGCGAGCCGGCTGTACCGCCGGCTGGTGCTGGACAAGCAGCTGGCGCAGAGCGTGGACGCCACGCAGCAGAGCCACGGCGCGCAGTCCGTCTTCACCATTGATGCGGTGGCCCGGCCCGGCGTCACCACGGACGCGCTGAAGAAGGAGATCGACGCGGTGCTGGACGAGGTCCGCAAGGACGGCGTCACGCAGGAGGAGATCGTCCGCGCGCGCACCCGCTATGACACGCGTCAGCTGGCGGGCCTGCAGGCCGTGGGCGGCTCCGGCAGCAAGTCCGACACGCTCCAGACCTACAACCAGTTCGTGGGCGAGCCCAGCTACGTCGCGCAGGACCTGGCGCGCTACCAGGAAGTGACGCCCGCGCTGGTGAAGCAGTTCGCCACCGACGTGCTGCGCCCCGACGCGCGCGTCGTCCTCCACGCGGTGCCGCCCAGCCAGGGCACGCCGCCGTCTTCCGGTTCGGGCAAGGAGGCCCGTTGA
- a CDS encoding M16 family metallopeptidase: MHRRILTALLTLTVSACATTKPAEAPPAEPSGAQQPQTPAPDAEAFRQTPPKPGTPPELVLPTFEKAQLDNGLTVIVSTRKELPLVFAGIAFAAGVSQEPASKLGVADLSYRMLLEGAGKRDTVALDNAFADLGVSPVMSVEPDGAFVGARVLTRNVDAVMALLSDVVLRPTFDAKAFDRRKKQQLGELVRRMGDPNFLAQQAYYAAVFGADHPYGHPSGGTPKTVQALTLADAKNFYVKNTGPRAAALIMTGDVTLPQAVEWAKKYFGGWKGGAVAPKPPPAPPAPPREQVRIVPKPGLEQTVVLVGRPGLATGHADEYPLELATTVFGGFFGSRLNMNIREDKGYSYGANASLGTRLGVGPLTAYAAVRQNVTGPALNEFIQELAGLKTKPITEQELAAAREGLIRAFPGAFETVEGLGGSASRLFFQRRPMDEFKKSVEGLRDATAAEVQRVAEAYLDPASMQVVLVGDPLVIQEQVTPLNLGKLTLVETPASDAAPASK, from the coding sequence ATGCACCGCCGAATCCTCACTGCCCTCCTCACGCTGACCGTCTCCGCCTGCGCCACCACGAAGCCCGCGGAGGCCCCTCCCGCTGAACCCTCCGGCGCCCAGCAACCCCAGACGCCCGCGCCGGATGCGGAGGCCTTCCGTCAGACGCCGCCCAAGCCGGGCACGCCGCCGGAGCTGGTGCTGCCCACCTTCGAGAAGGCCCAGCTGGACAACGGGCTCACCGTCATCGTCAGCACGCGCAAGGAGCTGCCGCTGGTGTTCGCCGGCATCGCCTTCGCCGCCGGTGTGTCGCAGGAGCCCGCCTCCAAGCTGGGCGTGGCGGACCTGTCCTACCGCATGCTGCTGGAGGGCGCGGGCAAGCGCGACACGGTGGCGCTGGACAACGCGTTCGCGGACCTGGGCGTGTCCCCCGTGATGTCGGTGGAGCCCGACGGCGCCTTCGTGGGCGCGCGCGTGCTCACGCGCAACGTGGACGCGGTGATGGCGCTGCTGTCGGACGTGGTGCTGCGGCCCACGTTCGACGCCAAGGCCTTCGACCGGCGCAAGAAGCAGCAGCTGGGCGAGCTGGTGCGCCGCATGGGCGACCCGAACTTCCTCGCGCAGCAGGCCTACTACGCCGCCGTCTTCGGCGCGGACCACCCGTACGGCCACCCGTCCGGGGGCACCCCCAAGACGGTGCAGGCGCTGACGCTGGCGGACGCGAAGAACTTCTACGTGAAGAACACCGGGCCCCGCGCCGCCGCGCTCATCATGACCGGCGACGTGACGCTGCCGCAGGCGGTGGAGTGGGCGAAGAAGTACTTCGGCGGGTGGAAGGGCGGGGCCGTGGCGCCCAAGCCGCCGCCCGCGCCGCCCGCGCCGCCGCGTGAGCAGGTGCGCATCGTGCCCAAGCCGGGCCTGGAGCAGACGGTGGTGCTGGTGGGCCGTCCCGGCCTCGCCACCGGCCATGCGGACGAGTACCCGCTGGAGCTGGCCACCACGGTGTTCGGCGGCTTCTTCGGCAGCCGGCTCAACATGAACATCCGCGAGGACAAGGGTTACAGCTACGGCGCCAACGCCTCGCTGGGCACGCGGCTGGGCGTGGGTCCGCTCACCGCGTATGCGGCCGTGCGGCAGAACGTGACGGGCCCCGCGCTCAACGAGTTCATCCAGGAGCTGGCGGGCCTCAAGACGAAGCCCATCACGGAGCAGGAGCTGGCCGCCGCGCGCGAGGGCCTCATCCGCGCCTTCCCGGGCGCCTTCGAGACGGTGGAGGGCCTGGGTGGCAGCGCATCACGGCTCTTCTTCCAGCGCCGTCCGATGGACGAGTTCAAGAAGAGCGTGGAGGGCCTGCGCGACGCCACCGCCGCCGAGGTGCAGCGCGTGGCCGAGGCCTACCTGGACCCGGCCTCCATGCAGGTGGTGCTCGTGGGTGACCCGCTGGTCATCCAGGAGCAGGTGACGCCGCTCAACCTGGGCAAGCTGACCCTGGTGGAGACGCCCGCCTCGGACGCGGCGCCCGCGTCCAAGTAG